In Salinibaculum sp. SYNS191, the genomic window TCAAACTCCCCGACCTCACCGAGCGCGAACACCAGCGCGTCGTGATGAAGGTCCACGTCCCGGGCCAGCGCGACGAGGAGCAGGACGTGGACCTGGTGGACGTGGCCCTGACCGCCCGCGGCGGAACCGCACGAGACACCATCAGCGTCACCTACACCGAGGACAACGAGAAACTCGCGGAGAACAACGAGGACGTGCAACTGGACCACCAGCAGACGGTCATCCAGACGGAACTCGGGAAGGGCAACGTCGAGACGGCGGAGACGCAGGTCGAGCAGATGACCCGCATCCACGGCGAGGAGACCCAGATCGTCCAGAACGTCCAGCGCCAGACTGAAATCGTCAAGGAGGGCGGCCGCGCCGAGCGCAACCGCGCGACGAAGATAGTCAGCGACGACGACGAAGGCATCCAGAAGTGACCGACGAGGCGACCCGGCGACCCCGTGAGCAGTGTCCAGAGGGGGACGCATGACCGAGATACCGACAGTCGGCACGCGCCTGGCTGGCCGGTACGACCTCGAAGCGGAGGCCGGCGAGGGCGGGTTCGCGAAGGCGTTCGTCGCGCGCGACACGCTGACCGGGGAGACCGTCGCCGTCAAGATTCCCAACTACGAGGGGTCGAGCAACGACCCCGACGTCATCGACGAGTACTTCCACAAGGAGGGGGAGACACTGTCGCGAATCGAGGCGGCCGGCGGGCACCCGAACGTGATGACCCTCGTCGACCGCGGGACCCACGACGGCGTCGACTTCCTCGTCGTGGAGTACATCGACGGGTACGAACTGGACGAGGCCATCGAGGAACTGGGGCCACGCGAGGACACCGAGGAGGTCCGCCAGGTCGGCATCGACCTCTCCGACGCGATGGGCTTTCTCCACGAGGCGGAAATCGTCTACCGGGACCTGAAGCCGGACAACGTGATGCTGACCGAGCGGGACGGCCGCCCGACGCCCGTGCTCATCGACTTCAACACCGCCACCGGCTTCGACGCCGACGGCCACGCCGAGGACTCCGGCACGACGATTCTCGGCCCGTACAAACCCCCCGAAGTCGCGGAAGCGGGGAGCAGCGACATTCGGCAGGGGCCCTGGTCGGACGTCTACTCCATCGGGAAGATACTGCTCTTTCTGCTGCGCGGGACGGTTCCGAAGAAAGACGGCATCAACCCCCGCGACTTCGGCATCGACACGGAACCGTACCTCGCGGACATCGTCGAGAAGGCCACCCGTTCCAACTACGAGGAGCGCTACCCCAACGCCACCGTGATGAAGGACGTCCTGGCCGCGCGGGACCCCAGCCCCCCGCCGAAGGCCAGACTGACCCATCTCCAGGGGAACGCCGAGTACACGGTCTACCCCGGCGACACCATCGGCCGGCGGTACGCGAAGGGACCGACCCCCTCCATCGCCATCGAGGACGAGGGGGAGTACATCTCGACCGTGCAGGTGCAGTTCGACATCGAGGGCGACCAGTGGATGCTGCGCGACCGGAGCACCAACGGGACCTACGTCCAGAGCGGCGACGGCTGGGAGTGGGTGCTGAGCGCGGACGGCCGGGAGCGACTGCGCGAACAGGGCGAGAACCCGGCCGACCGCCACGGCAACGTGCCGCCGGAGACGTACCCGCTGACCGACGGCAGTCTCGTCGCCCTGGTCCACCCGAGTTACAAGCAGACCTTCCAGTTCGAGGAGGAGTGAGATGCGTTACGCCACAAACTACGACATCGGCGAGCGGAAACGGGAGTCGGGCATCAACGAGGACAGCATCGCGCTGACCGTCTTCGAGCAGGGCCACCGGGAGGGCTACCGTGGCCAGCGCATCGCCGTCGACCCGACCGAACGCGACGGCGACGGCGACGGGCGCGACCGGCCGGCCAACCGCGGTGCGGCCGGGTTCGTCCTCGCCGACGGCGCTGGGGGGCACGACGCCGGCGACGTCGCCTCCTACATCGCGACCACAGTCGTCTGCGAGCAACTGGCGAACGTCGTCGTCCGGGCGGCTCGGGCCGACCCGGACCCCTTCGACGTGGACGTCGAACGGACACCCGAGGTACCGGACGAGGCGGACCTGCGCGGGGCCATCGAGGACGCCATCGTCGCCGCCCACCAGGCAATCGTCGCCAACGCGGCCGAGACCGGCGTGGGCGCGTACACGACCGTCGTCGCCGGCATCGTCGTCGAGGGGCGGCTCCACTACGGCTGGGTCGGCGACAGCCGGGCGTACCTCGTCAACTGCGCGCAGTCGGACATCGCGCGCCTGACGCGGGACCACTCGGTCGTCGAGGAACTGCACCGGGAGGGCGAACTCGACGACGCCGAGGCCCACGTCCACCCGCGCGGGAACGAAATCACCCGCGCGCTCGGGGGAACGGGGACGGAGAACCCCGAGACTGCCTCGGTGGCGGTCGAGACGGAATCCGTCGACGTCTACGCAGAGGACATCCTGCTGGTGACCAGCGACGGTCTCATCGACGCCCAGACCGACGCGCCGCACCTCCACGAGGAGTACGTCGAGAGTGACCGTAGCGAGGACGTGGCCGAGCGAATCAGAGAGGCCGTGGTCACCGACGCGGAGATTCGTGACACGGTCCTCGACGCTGAGTCGCTGGACGACGCCGCGGCCTCGCTGGTCGAACTGTCGAACGACCGGGGCGGGAAGGACAACCTCTCCGCGCTGTTGCTCCGCGACGGCGCGTTCCCCGCGACCCCCGAGGACGCCGAGGTACGATTCCGCGACGTGGACGAGACCAGACCCGTCGAGGACCGCGAGACAGTCATCGTCGACGAGTGACCCGGCGTCGGCCCGACGTACCGGTCGGTTCGGTCGGCGAGTAAGCACGTCCTACCGGTATGTGAGCCCGCTCGCTTCCGTCTCCGCTGGACGACGCCCGAGTGGACGACCGGAGTAAGGCCACTCTAGTTGCGGGGGCAACAGTTTTTTACACGGCCTGCGACAGTCGGGACAGCAATGTCAGAGAGTTCCAGTTCGCTGGTCGAGTGTCCCGTCTGCGGCGAGGAGTTCGACCCGACGGCTGCCGGGGGATGGTGCACCAATTCCGAGTGCGGCCAGTGGCGGTACGAGGAGGTAGACATCGAGGCAGAAGACGACGTCGACGAGGAAACGACTGCCGACGAAGACACTGACGCGTCCTCGGACCCGCTGGCAGCCGGGGAGATGGACGAGGCCGACGGGAGCGACGAACTGGACGAGGCGTTCGGATTCGGGGCTGCGGACGACGAGACGGATGAAGACGACGAGGAGAGCGGGGTGGAGGCGACAGAGACAGCGGAGAGCGACGCCGAGGACGAGGAGGACGAACCCGCTGCGGACCCGCTCGCGGAGACGGACGCGGCCGAAGGCGAGGAACCGGACGACGAGTCGCCAGTCGAAGCGGGCGAACCCGCAGACAACGACTCGCTGGCCGGGGACGATGGAGCGGATGCCGAGCCTGCCATCGAATCTGTCACGGAGGAAGCGGAAGCGGCCGAGGAGTCCGAGGTGGCCGGGGGCGACGCCGAGGAACCGGAGCTCGAAGCGGACGTCGAGCAGGAAGAGCCGGAACTCGACGAGAGCGAACTGGAAGAACCCGAAGCGAGTGAAGACGAGGCCGACGAAGGCGAAGCGGACGAACTCCCCGAAGCCGAGCCAGAGGAGTCTGCGGCGGAAGCGGAGGAGACAGAGAGCGAAGGTGAGGAGGAAGTCGAGGTCGAGGAGGGTGAAGTAGAGACCGAGGAGGCCGAGGAGGCCGAAGAAATCGACTGTCCGGGCTGCGGGACGACGCTCGATGCGGACGTGAGCTTCTGTCCCTCCTGCGGCGAGGACGTCTCGGCCGTGGAACCGGGCGAGGAGGCGGCCGAGCCGGAACTGACCGAGTGCCCGTCCTGTGGCAGCGGCGTCGGCCCGGACGACAGCTTCTGTGCGTCCTGCGGCGAGGACCTCGACGCCCACCGTGGCGACGACCAGTTGTCGGAGTGCCCGTCCTGCGGGGACGACGTGGAGCCCAGCGACAGTTTCTGTGCGTCCTGCGGCGAGGACCTGGACGCGCATCGCGACGGCGAAGCGGAGACGGAAGCGGAAGCCGACACCGCCGACGAAGCGGCGGGCGAGGACGACGAGCAGCCGTCGGAGCCGGAACAGCTCCTCCTGGCGACGCGCGGCGAGGAAATCCTCGTGAGCGACGGCGACGCCGTCGGCAGGGAACTGCGGCGCATCATCACCGACCACGGCGGAGAGGAGGACGAGGCCGTCCGCATCCACCGCGAGCACGTCCGGTTCGTCAGAGAAGGCGGGGCGTTCTACCTCGTCGACCTGGGGCGGAACCCGACGCGGCTCAACAACCAGAACATGGAGCAGGGTGACCGCGAGCCGGTC contains:
- a CDS encoding serine/threonine protein kinase translates to MTEIPTVGTRLAGRYDLEAEAGEGGFAKAFVARDTLTGETVAVKIPNYEGSSNDPDVIDEYFHKEGETLSRIEAAGGHPNVMTLVDRGTHDGVDFLVVEYIDGYELDEAIEELGPREDTEEVRQVGIDLSDAMGFLHEAEIVYRDLKPDNVMLTERDGRPTPVLIDFNTATGFDADGHAEDSGTTILGPYKPPEVAEAGSSDIRQGPWSDVYSIGKILLFLLRGTVPKKDGINPRDFGIDTEPYLADIVEKATRSNYEERYPNATVMKDVLAARDPSPPPKARLTHLQGNAEYTVYPGDTIGRRYAKGPTPSIAIEDEGEYISTVQVQFDIEGDQWMLRDRSTNGTYVQSGDGWEWVLSADGRERLREQGENPADRHGNVPPETYPLTDGSLVALVHPSYKQTFQFEEE
- a CDS encoding PP2C family protein-serine/threonine phosphatase, giving the protein MRYATNYDIGERKRESGINEDSIALTVFEQGHREGYRGQRIAVDPTERDGDGDGRDRPANRGAAGFVLADGAGGHDAGDVASYIATTVVCEQLANVVVRAARADPDPFDVDVERTPEVPDEADLRGAIEDAIVAAHQAIVANAAETGVGAYTTVVAGIVVEGRLHYGWVGDSRAYLVNCAQSDIARLTRDHSVVEELHREGELDDAEAHVHPRGNEITRALGGTGTENPETASVAVETESVDVYAEDILLVTSDGLIDAQTDAPHLHEEYVESDRSEDVAERIREAVVTDAEIRDTVLDAESLDDAAASLVELSNDRGGKDNLSALLLRDGAFPATPEDAEVRFRDVDETRPVEDRETVIVDE
- a CDS encoding double zinc ribbon domain-containing protein, whose amino-acid sequence is MSESSSSLVECPVCGEEFDPTAAGGWCTNSECGQWRYEEVDIEAEDDVDEETTADEDTDASSDPLAAGEMDEADGSDELDEAFGFGAADDETDEDDEESGVEATETAESDAEDEEDEPAADPLAETDAAEGEEPDDESPVEAGEPADNDSLAGDDGADAEPAIESVTEEAEAAEESEVAGGDAEEPELEADVEQEEPELDESELEEPEASEDEADEGEADELPEAEPEESAAEAEETESEGEEEVEVEEGEVETEEAEEAEEIDCPGCGTTLDADVSFCPSCGEDVSAVEPGEEAAEPELTECPSCGSGVGPDDSFCASCGEDLDAHRGDDQLSECPSCGDDVEPSDSFCASCGEDLDAHRDGEAETEAEADTADEAAGEDDEQPSEPEQLLLATRGEEILVSDGDAVGRELRRIITDHGGEEDEAVRIHREHVRFVREGGAFYLVDLGRNPTRLNNQNMEQGDREPVGPGDEITLSDVISIEVREP